The following are from one region of the Geoalkalibacter subterraneus genome:
- a CDS encoding SDR family oxidoreductase, with the protein MGVAKSDCAPVLVTGATGYIGGRLVPRLLEKGLHVRVAVRTPSKLRGRSWAGNERLEVVQADVFDLESLQKAAQGCRAAYYLVHSMNPQAKDFAQADRIAAGNMAKAAADAELAQIIYLSGLGDEDSNLSPHLRSRAEVARVLREGPVPVTVLRAAMIIGSGSASFEILRYLVDRLPVMVTPRWVDTPCQPIAVRNVLNYLVGCLEIPEASGETFDIGQPEIVTYRRLMEIYAEEAGLRRRWVIPVPVLTPRLSSYWIHLVTPVPASIARPLAEGLRNEVVCRDHRIRDLIPQELLDCRTAIRLALENSQRCMESRWTDAGQTPPVEWALEHDPQWAGGTVFEDQRRISVQASPEQVWRATLHSEASSGWLWRLRGFADRLVGGIGSGRGGPTVDEVRPGDVIDFWRVVDAEPPSRLFLLAEMKLPGAATMEYAVRDAGQGKTEVRQILRFMPRGLAGILYWYLVAPLHGAAFGGKIKAIAEQAQKNAIQGDSAS; encoded by the coding sequence ATGGGCGTGGCGAAGAGCGATTGCGCGCCGGTGTTGGTGACCGGCGCAACAGGTTATATCGGTGGCCGACTGGTGCCGCGCCTGCTCGAAAAAGGCCTCCACGTCCGGGTTGCCGTCCGCACCCCTTCAAAATTGCGCGGGAGATCCTGGGCCGGGAATGAACGCCTCGAAGTTGTCCAGGCCGATGTGTTCGACCTGGAATCCCTGCAGAAGGCTGCCCAGGGGTGCCGTGCCGCCTATTATCTGGTTCATTCCATGAACCCCCAGGCCAAAGACTTTGCGCAGGCTGATCGTATTGCCGCGGGCAACATGGCGAAGGCGGCGGCTGATGCAGAGCTGGCACAGATTATCTACCTCAGCGGCCTGGGAGATGAGGATTCAAATCTCAGCCCTCACCTTCGCTCTCGCGCCGAGGTGGCCCGGGTGCTGCGTGAGGGACCCGTCCCAGTGACCGTTCTGCGGGCTGCGATGATTATCGGCTCCGGCAGCGCCTCGTTTGAGATCCTTCGCTACCTGGTGGATCGCCTGCCAGTCATGGTCACACCTCGCTGGGTGGACACGCCCTGTCAGCCCATTGCCGTTCGCAATGTCCTCAATTATCTGGTCGGCTGCCTTGAGATTCCCGAGGCCTCTGGAGAGACTTTCGACATTGGTCAGCCCGAAATTGTGACCTATCGGCGCCTGATGGAGATCTATGCCGAAGAAGCCGGGCTGCGTCGCCGCTGGGTGATTCCCGTCCCGGTGCTGACGCCGCGCCTGAGCTCCTACTGGATTCACCTGGTCACCCCGGTGCCGGCGTCCATCGCCCGGCCCCTGGCGGAAGGGCTGCGCAACGAAGTGGTGTGCCGGGATCACCGCATTCGTGACCTGATCCCGCAGGAGTTGCTCGACTGCCGCACCGCCATCCGCCTGGCCCTGGAGAATTCGCAACGGTGCATGGAGAGCCGCTGGACGGACGCGGGGCAGACCCCGCCGGTGGAGTGGGCCCTGGAGCACGATCCGCAGTGGGCCGGGGGGACAGTGTTCGAGGACCAGCGCCGAATCTCGGTTCAAGCTTCGCCTGAGCAGGTGTGGCGGGCAACCCTCCATTCTGAAGCGTCGAGCGGCTGGCTATGGCGCCTGCGCGGATTTGCAGACCGCTTGGTCGGCGGCATCGGATCAGGACGCGGCGGTCCAACTGTGGATGAAGTGCGCCCCGGTGATGTGATTGACTTCTGGCGGGTCGTCGACGCTGAGCCGCCATCCCGGCTTTTTCTGCTGGCCGAGATGAAACTGCCCGGCGCTGCAACAATGGAGTACGCTGTTCGTGATGCGGGGCAGGGGAAAACGGAAGTGCGGCAGATCCTTCGCTTTATGCCACGCGGCTTGGCAGGGATTCTTTACTGGTACCTGGTGGCGCCGTTGCACGGGGCCGCTTTTGGCGGGAAGATCAAGGCCATTGCAGAGCAGGCGCAAAAAAATGCGATTCAAGGCGATAGTGCGTCATGA
- a CDS encoding SRPBCC family protein — protein MKLHCLHYVQSFPVELETCWRFFSDPANLSEITPPWLNFQVTSELPEHMHAGMMISYRIRPVMGIPIDWVTEITHADEPRFFVDEQRFGPYRFWHHQHLFRAVDQGVEMQDVVHYALPLGRLAEPIRRALVAPKLQEIFSYRREVLARRFGVCDFPGD, from the coding sequence ATGAAACTGCATTGCCTGCATTATGTTCAATCCTTCCCCGTTGAACTCGAAACCTGCTGGCGGTTTTTCTCCGACCCGGCAAACCTGAGCGAGATCACACCGCCATGGCTCAATTTCCAGGTGACCAGCGAACTGCCTGAGCACATGCATGCCGGCATGATGATAAGCTATCGGATCCGGCCTGTTATGGGGATTCCGATCGATTGGGTCACTGAGATCACCCACGCCGATGAACCCCGTTTTTTCGTCGATGAGCAGCGCTTCGGCCCTTACCGCTTCTGGCATCATCAGCACCTTTTCCGCGCGGTTGATCAGGGGGTGGAAATGCAGGATGTCGTGCATTATGCCCTGCCGTTGGGAAGACTGGCTGAGCCCATTCGTCGCGCTCTGGTTGCGCCCAAACTGCAGGAAATATTTTCCTACCGGCGTGAGGTCCTAGCGCGGCGCTTTGGCGTCTGCGATTTCCCTGGGGACTGA